One Coffea arabica cultivar ET-39 chromosome 5c, Coffea Arabica ET-39 HiFi, whole genome shotgun sequence DNA window includes the following coding sequences:
- the LOC140007224 gene encoding uncharacterized protein, with protein sequence MADLLEQMVNQQGQGQVQHPGNHEGEDRTLEQFQKLLPSKFLGGPNPDIAESWLDRMLDIFATLGYPKERQIAFAVFQFERTDQTWWNVIRAKWDIEQTPWIWVNFTREFNEKYLPPLVQERRENEFIRLRQGTLSVAEYETQFTKFSRFAPELVLTDQKKIRRFVQNLNVEIQEALATAQLETYSQAI encoded by the coding sequence ATGGCTGATTTGCTAGAACAAATGGTCAACCAACAAGGTCAAGGTCAGGTGCAGCATCCCGGAAATcatgagggagaggaccgtACCTTAGAACAGTTCCAGAAATTACTACCATCAAAATTTTTaggtggacctaaccctgacatAGCGGAGAGTTGGTTGGATCGAATGTTAGATATTTTCGCTACATTAGGATACCCGAAGGAACGGCAGATAGCTTTCGCCGTTTTTCAGTTTGAGAGAACGGATCAaacctggtggaatgtgattcgaGCCAAATGGGATATTGAGCAGACCCCATGGATATGGGTTAACTTCACccgtgagtttaatgagaagtacttaCCGCCACTTGTTCAAGAAAGACGGGAGAATGAGTTTATACGACTGCGTCAAGGGACTTTgagtgtggcggaatatgagacgCAGTTTACCAAATTCTCTCGTTTTGCTCCGGAGTTAGTACTGACAGACCAAAAGAAAATTCGTCGGTTTGTCCAAAActtgaatgtggagattcaagaggcaCTGGCGACTGCTCAATTGGAGacatatagtcaagctatttAA